A window of Tachyglossus aculeatus isolate mTacAcu1 chromosome 21, mTacAcu1.pri, whole genome shotgun sequence genomic DNA:
AAGGGGTGCATCATGCCCTCCCCAACTGCAGCTGTCCTCAGCCCCTCCTAGCCATCCCCCCGTGTCCCAGGAACACCCGCTCTCTGCCACTCGCCTCCTACCACCTCCCGCGGAAAGCCGGCTGGACGTGCCAGCTGCTGCAGCTCTCGGCCATGTTATGCTTATGATTTGCGGCTCTTCGGATCATGACGCTTGGCCCCCTCTGGTCTAGGGCAGGAAGTCATCGCTCTTCTCTCCCTAACCCCGAGTGAGGTCTGGAACACAGCCTGGTTCACTGGGGAGGGATAGTGAGGGTCGCGATGGGAAGAGATTGGTGAGCTCTCCCCGGCAACTTCCCCCAGCACTGCCACCAAGGCAGAGCTTCTGGAGTGATGAATCCCTGACCCCTGCTTGGTGGAATCCAGTCTCCTGGACTTTCTGACCCAAGCTGTAGGTAGGATGGCACCTTGGGCAGCAGCACAGGTTCATACAAGTTTGGGTTTTGGAGAGGGAGAAGCCAAGCTCCTATAGGTCCATCCCAAATCTCTCCAACAGAGCAAGGAGGATGGGAAACCACAGTTTAGCACCCTGAGACGTAGGTAGTGAAATGGTAACAGACAGCGGAGAGAAACCCGATCGAGGGCTTCTTGCCGCTCCGCCAACCTGCAAGCTGCCAACGTTTCCTGTGGCAAAGCATGGGCCAGGTCCTGTGAAGCTTGCCCAGGAGATGACTGGGCTTTGTTGCAGTTCAGGTTGTTTGGTTCGTGCCCAAGCTGCTCAGGTGATAGACACTTGTTCAGCATCAAGAAGACATGCTCAGCAGGTGAGAGGGTCCGGTCCACAGGCAGCGCACACCTGCTTTTCTGGTTTTCTGGGGCCTCTTTTTGGACCGCCTGCTCCTCAGCAGAACCTGAGGTTGGATCTTTCttttggggtgaggggagaaggtTGGAGAGGTGCTGAAGAAAGGAAACACCCCTGCCGTAGCTAGCGTATGGCTCTCACCCCAATTCAGGAGGCAgaacagggcatgggcctgcatCTAAGAGGTGGCAACAGCCTCTACCCTAAGCTGGCTAGATCCCCAAACCTTAATTGTCTGGGATGAAAAGAACTGGGGAGGGTGAAAACAGAGAGCGACCAAGGGTatggagaaaggaaaaggcatgaatgaagaagcaaggaACCTGGTGgtgatgagaagagggaggaggaaaaagccaGGTAAGAAAGAGTTCCTTTTGCTGTGCCTTCTGTTTTCCTCTTTGATTGCTCTTGTAACTCCAGGCAGCCATCCGTTGTCCTGTCCTCCCACTGTGAGAAAGGGCGGGCACCTTTCTTGCTGTATCTGGCCTGCCAATGCATGAATGAGGAATGCCACGCTTGGTTAAATCccatgcacgcacacacgcatGCTGCTCCTCGTAAGGTGCCGGGAGGCCTGGGCTGTGGGTGAGAAGAGTAAGGGTGGAGTCCCAGGGGTTGGGAGATGTGGAGAGGGTAGCACCAAATAAATCAAAGCCTAGGGAGGCTCAAGAGGCACTCATTCCCCTTGGTTCCCCCCGAAGGTCAATATTAGCTCTCTGGGCTGGTCTGAACCATGTTAATCCACCCTATGACCCAGCTTGACCCGCTCTGTTTTCAGAAGTTAGGAAATCGAGGCCCCGGGAGGCAGGCAAACACCTTGCCACGTGACACCTGGGGAGAGGCGAAGCCAGTTCTGGACCCCGACATCACGACTGACCAACCGACGGCTCGGAGTTGGGGGGAGCCGGGCAACTCTGCTTTGAACCTGCAGCTCGGGCAGGAAGTTGCGGGAACAACAAGGAAAGCGGGGAAAGAAATGTAAGTTTTCTGGGATTCCCCAGGGAGCGACGGGCTGCTCCCGGTGATGTGAAGGACTTGGGAGGGCCCCGAGAGGCTCTCATGGTCCCGGACTAAGAAGGAAGGTGCATCCAGAAGCGGCAACTCAGAACTGCCCTGGGGAGGGATCCTGAATGCTGGGGTgcaggggctgaaggaggagggtTAGCTTGCCTTTCACTGGGACAGGAAGGAGCTCTCCTTCATCCAACCCTGAAATGTCAAGACTTAAGAGGCTCCCGTTTCGATTTTCTTCAGATGAGATCGTCTCCATCAGAGCTTCCGACGCCGGGTCCAGCCCAAGATTGGCCCTTCATTGGGGAATCCAAGGGAGGAGGACACAGTGCCAACGTGGAACCGGGATCTGTGCCTCCCCAAAGCCCATCGTGTCCCCACCCCAGACCCCCGCCAAGATGGATTTGGCATGTCCTTCTCCCCACTGAaccagggagaaaagggagactcTGAGCTTGCTTAAACGGCTTGCCCAGCTCCAAGGAAGGAGGACAGAGCGAGCTTCACCCCGCACTGGGGTCCCAGCCCAGAAGCCCAAGCACGCAAGGCCCCTTGCGTGCCCCGGGTGGAGAAAATCCCCACCCTCCAACTCGACCCCATCCAGGAGCGGGCTCTTACCACGTCGGCCGCCATCTTGATGGCCTCCTGCAGCCCGAACAGCTTTCCCGCCACCAGGTAAACCCCAGCGGTCCATATGGCGCAGGCCTCGTGGACCCAGTGCTCCTGGGTCTCCCCAGCCGGCTCGGGCGGGGGGGGCCTCGTCCTTGCTGCACTCGTGCTTCCGGGGTCGGTCCGCCGGGGTAGGggcggctggggccggggcctccTCCCCTTCCGTTGTCCGCTCATCGCAGCAGTAGCAGCTCTGGGGCTTCCTGAACATGCCCCTGGAGCTGGAACGGAGGGCGCTCTGCTTGGCCgagtcggcggcggcggcggcggccccgtcCGGCCTCGGGGGCTTGGCGCCGGGGCAGGGGCTCTCCGCCGCCCTGAGCGTTCTCTCCGCcggtgggggcggcgggggcgtctCCTCCCGGGGCCCCTCCGGCAGCCTGGCCTTCTCCTTGAGGCGTGACTTCTTCTGGGGCAGGCAGTCCTCGGGGTAGTAGGGCCCGCAGAGATCGCCCAGGTCCTTGAAGTTGGCCGGGTTCCGGCAGAGACAGCAGACCAGACAGGCCGCGCTGAGGTTCTTGGCGATCACGGGGCCCAGGCGCATGGTGGACGAGAGGGGCAGCTGCAGGGAGGCGCCGGCGGGGAGCGCGGCCGGGCCCGAGGACGAGGCCGCGGGCGAGGCGgccgaggacgaggaggacgaggacgagggaGGGGGGCTTCTCCCGCCGGGGCTGGGCCTTGGGCTCCTCTCCGGGGGAGTTGACCACGGTGCAGGTGGCCCCGAACTGGCCCTTCTTCTCCACGCGCACGAACGGGGAGAAGGGCGGGGCCCGGCTGTCGGCCCGCAGCCTCTTGCAGGCGACGTATTTGAGGCGGATCTCAGGCTCCGCGGGGTCGAGCGGCggggcctgctgctgctgctgctggggccgccgccgccgccgcttcgCCCGGCTCTTGCACCGGGAAGCCACGTTCTTGGCCTTGCTGCGCGAGAGCCGCTTCCGCTGCCTCTTGGAGTAGCCGTTGTAGCTGGCCGCGTGGGTCACCGGCTGCTTCTGCCCCCGGGTCTGGGGCGGCGAGGGTCTCCCCTCTGGGGGCTCGGAGGCCAGGCCTTTGTCCTCACTCTTTGgtttcttccccccacctcctcccccccctccccctcccccccctccccccagccctcctcctcctccccctgccccccctgctCCTCCGGCTCCTCCGGCGGcggctcccccacctccccctcctcctcccccgccccccccctccccccccaccggctccctctgctcctccgcccccctccccatcctcgccACTGGCCAGCCCGCTCCCTgcggccgccgctgccgccgccgccgccgccgccctctcCCTGGAAGCCAGGAGCAGGGTGGGAGCCAGATGAGTTCGCTTCTCCGGCGGGTTCTTGGCCAGGCTCAGGGCTGCAGCTTTCCCTTTCCGGCTCCTCTTCTTGGGCACCGGGCCGAGGCTCTTAGCAGCCATGCTGCCGTGCTGCAGCGTCTCGGGAGATGAATAGGCCTCACCCTTGAAACAGTCAGAGGACAGTTTCTTACTGTTCATTAGTTTGCCTTTTAAGGCTCTGTTGTTGGAATTTCTGCATAATTGCTCCGCTCCTGCAGCGGCAGGAGCCTTTTGTGCCCTGCCCGGGTTTGACGGCCTCGCTTCCCCCACCGCGGCCGGGGTCACGCTGGCATTCTTGAGGGCCCTCTCCTTGTCGGGGAGGGACGATGGGCTCAGAGGATCACCGTGTGTCggagtggcggcggcggcggcggcagcggcggcagcGGCAGTGgccgcagcggcggcggcggcagcggcggcggccgcggccgTCTTGCAAGCAAACTTCTTCAGGCTGGGGGAGGTGATCTTCTGCACGATGGCCTCCAGTTTCAGGCCGCGGCCTTTCCGCGGAGGCAAGACCTTGGTCTTCATGGCCCCCGGGAAGGCGGCCCGGGAGGTGATCTTGATGCACACGTCCGGGGTCTCGGGCGGAGGGGGCTTCGGGCCGGCCTCTCCGGCGCCCTTGGCGGGCTTCGCCTTCTTCGGGGAGGAGATCCGCTTGAAGAGGCTAGGCGAGGCCTCGGCCTTGTCCTCTTTGAGGCCACCGCCGCTGCGCAGGATCAGATTCCTCTTCTTGGTAGGGACGGGGGACAGGAAGCTGGATTTCCTCTTCAGGGAGTGGAGGGGCCGGTCGGGTAGCTTGGCCCCGACTCCGGCCCCGGGCTTGGGGAGCTTCTCCCtccggcttcctctcccttccttcgggGCGGCCCCGCCGGCCCCTTGGAAGGCCGGGGGCAGGTGGTTGTTGGAGATGAGTTTCTTGGGGGGTCTGCAGttcttggccctcctcccctccgtgGACCGCCTCCGCTTGGGGCGGAACAGCTCCTGGGCCTTGGTCCGGGACCGGAGGATCATGGATCCCTGGTCCTTCCCGGAGACGTCGGCGGACTCGGTGTCGCTGGCCCTCGGCCCCAGTGGACCACCTTCCGGGGCCGGGCTGGGCACCGGTAGCGGGCTGGCGGGCTCGCTGCCGGCGTTCGGCCCCGCCCTGGGGGGCGGCTTGCCCGCACGCCTCCCTGTCTTGAGGGCGGCCCTGGGTTTGCCGCCGGGCCTGTCTCCCGGAGCGGACGGGGGAGGCGGGCCCGGGGTGGATGGGGCGGGGGCCCGGGGCTCGTTCAGGGCACTGAAGGAGCGGGTGCACATCCTGGGCTGGCCCTCGGCCGGCCCCCTGCCGAGAGGGCCCAACCTCCCTGGAACAGTCGGTTCTTCCCCGGGGCCTCGGGAGGGCCCGGGGCCCGGCTCAGGTGGTTGGGGGTCCTTGGGCAGCGGGGCCGGGGCCCTGCCGCCCAACTCCTCCCCCTCTACCCAGCCCCGCTGCCCTCTCCGGCCACGTACGCCCTTCCCTCGGGGTCCGGGCTCCTTTCTGACAGAAGCGTTTGCGGGTGCCAGGGGGCTGTTGGGCGCCTCCGGCCAAGCGGCCTCGAGGGCTGGGGTCCCCCGGGCGGTCGTACTGCTCTTGGATCCCTCCTCATCTCcgggctccatgtggggcagggatgactCGAACCAGCTCTTCACCTTGGATTCCGGGCCCACCGCCGGGCCGAGGAGGATGACGGAGTCTCCGGACAGGCGGCAGGGGGAGACCCAGTCGGCCTTCGAAACCAGGGGTtcctcgggctcctcctccttgGGGCAGAGCGGGGGCGCCTCGGGGACGGGGGACGGATCCTGGACCGTGGCCCTCGGCTCGGGCCCGGCTAACAATTCGCAAAGGGAAGAGTACTCCTCGGCCTCCAGGTCCTTCCGGTCTGCGGAGGGGAGCAAGGAAAGGTCACCAAAGTCACCGGCCGAGCAGCAGTGCCGGCTGTCCTCCAGCCACTGGTCCTCCACTTTGCTGGCTCCCGGGCACCTCAGCCTGTTTTCCCCCTGCTGCGCctgccgctcctcctcctcctccttctcctccttcgcctCTCTGACCTCTTCCTGCTTGAAGCCTCCTGCTCGCCCCTTGTCGGCCGGCGGCCCTCCCTCCTGGAAGCCCATGCAAGCGGGGCCGTTTTTCTTCTCCTGGCAGGAACCCTCGGGGGGCTTGCCGCGGCCTAGTCCCTTGGGCAGGTCCGGGGGTTGcaggccccacctggggcaggctTCTCCCAGATTCTCTTCCGGCCAGGCAAAAGGGTCGGCGGGGTCTCCGGAGCCGGCCGAACCGGCGGCGGGATCAGGGAAACAGTCGAACGCGGCGGTCTCGGAACTAGCCGGAGCGGCCGGGAGGCTCGACTCGGTATCGTACGGGAGGGGAGGCCCGGCCGCCTTCTTGGATTCGGGCACGGTGAATTCAGCCGTGGGGTCCTCGAACAACTGCTGGCCGAAGTCCTTGGCTCTGCGGCCGTCGTCCATCCGGAGGGGCTCCGGGAGGGCCGTGGGGCCCCCGGGCCCGGACCAGGTGTCCTTAGTCAGGGGATCCAGGCACGAGCTGTGGTTTTCCAGCGGGAAGGAGGATTTGCCGGTGTCCTTGGTCAAGAGGGGCGAACCAGCCCAGCCCTTCTGGGCTTTCTCGCTGATGGCCTCCTGCAGGACGATGATCTCTGAGGCCAGTTCCTCCTGAGACAGGGCGCTGAGCAGCAGGCGGGGGCACTCCCGCTCTCCGGTGACGAACTTGGCGAAGGTGTCCAGGGGGAGGCTGCCGTGGAGGCTCTGGAAGGAGTCGTCGGACTTGGTGGACATGTCGTCCGGGGAGGTGACGGAGCAGGTGGAGACGGACTCGGGCTTGGCCTTGGAGCCACTGTTGACCCTGGCTGGGCTGCCGCGCGTCTGGCCGCAATAGAGGAAGCTCCTCTCCAGCTGCTCCTCGGAGCCGCTGAGGTAGTCGGCCTCCTGGGCTTCCGCGTGGACGGACTGAGGGGTGCTGCTGAGCGGTTCTGACAAGGGGGTGCCCGCCGGATCGCCAGGGTAGCTGCCGCTCTCAGGGCTGCAGTGCTGCTGGCCTTTCAGCTGCTCCGGGGTCCTGGGGACCGGGGTCTTCATGCCTTTCTTCTGGGGCAGGGCCGACTTGGAGAGGATGAGCTGCTGCACCGTGTTAGAGATGTTCTCCACTTGCGAGGTCAGGGCGGTCAGGCTCTGCAAGCTGAGGTCCGAGAGCAGGTTCTCGGGCATCTTCTCCTTGGGCAGACCCTTGCAGCTCCCGGCCTGCGGGTCCACCGGGCCGGTCCCGTCGGTGGGGGAGGGGTTCAGCAGGGGCATGAAATGGCTGTGGTCCGTGATGCTTGCCGGAAAGGTCCCCGTGCTGAGCGTCTGCTGGTTGTACTGGAAGTTCTCCAGGTTGGGCATcagcggggagggggtggagctGTAGGAGGGAGATCGACCGACCGAGCGGGCTGGGGAGTGGCTTGAACTGGGACTGAAAGTCTGATAATACTGGTCCGGGGTCCTCACTGGGGCGTCCGGCTGGCAGTAGGTCTGACCTTGCTGATTATAGTGTTGGTACTTGGCTAAATTTTGATAGTGAAGAGTTTCTTGGGCGTGATGCCTCCCTTGGAGGGCTTGTTgctgttgctgttgctgctgctgctgctgctgctgctgctgttgctgctgctgttgctgctgctgctgctgctgttgttggtCATAACTCATTCTGCTCGGCGGGTAGCCGTGCAGGCTCTGTACCCTTTGCCCAGGGGCCAGGCTGGCATTGCCGGCCAGTGGCCTTTCATGCGCCTGGTTGGTTGGGGCCGTACAGCTCTTATAGGCGTgagttccctgactccctccctggaCAGATGAGGAGAAGGTGGACGAAGTGGGGAAGGACTGGGAGTGTTGGGGAAAGTGGGAGCCCTGGGAAAAGGCCATGGATGAAGAGATGTCATTCTGGAGCTTCTGCCTTTGGAGTTTAGGGTACGTCAGGgggttttgctgctgctgctgcagctgttggagctgttgttgctgttgctgctgttgctgctgcagctgctgctgttgctgctgctgttgctgctgctgctgctgctgctgctgctggaggtgCAGTGAGTGAGTCCGGAAGGGCAGCTGCGCACTTTGCTCTTGGTACTGCCGGCTGCCAGGAGGCACCGCCGTCTTTTTCATCAGGGTCTCGTCATACTTGGGCACCCCTCCCGCCAGGGACTGCTGCTGGGCCCCCCAGTTCTGCAGGCTCTCTTCCCCGGAGTAGCGGGCTGGGTAAGGGCTGTTCTCTTGGACACTGTAGCTAGAGAAGGTCGGCCTCCCCTggagctgttgttgttgttgctgctgctgttgctgctgctgttgttgctgctgctgctgctgctgctgccgctgctgctggctAGAGAGAGGCTTATTCCCCCGGTGGTACTTATCGGCAGCCGCGGCGCTATTGTCGTAGCCGGGGTAAGGCTGCTGATTGTAGTACTCCTTGGCCAGCAGCCTCTGCCGCTCGCAGCTCAGCCCTGCCTGGCTCTGATGCCTATAATTCTCCAGGCGTGATGAATCTTGTGAAGTCTGCTGGTAGTTCTGCTGCTTGCCATGGAAACCACACCTTTCTCGAAAAGACTGCATGGCTCGGGCTTGTTATCTgtgaaaagaaaaagggagagaggactcAAATGGACCATTTTCTTTTACCTCCTCACGCGGGTGCCAGGATTTGGCATCTTTACTTCCGCCTCTGCTGTCGATTAATATTCCAACCCTTTCCTGGTGCAGCAGGGACCAGCAACGCACTAGGTCCCCATCTAGCTCCCGTCCTcgtttaataaaataaaaaatgctcTCCCTTTTGCCTTTGGTTCCTCACCAGCTGTGCACATATTGACATCCTCTATGTCAGGAGCGTCGAGCCTGTAATTCCCGCCTGAGCATCCCCCGTAGCTTTGCTTTGCCAAGGACAGCAATCGATGCAGGTGGCATCTGGGTGAGCTCGATCGTGTTAGGTCACTCGATCATTTCACGCGCCTGTTTCCCCACTGCCTCCTTGCCCTTTCACcgaccccttttcctcttcctcccctgtcctcctctgctgtcccctcacccccaacttccaccccagccccagccccagcccttccCTGGAGGCTCCAAATCCCTTGCAGAGCGTTCCTGTTGCCCCTGGGGAGTTCTGGATCCTGCAATCGAGTCACAGTGCCTGAAATTTC
This region includes:
- the RAI1 gene encoding LOW QUALITY PROTEIN: retinoic acid-induced protein 1 (The sequence of the model RefSeq protein was modified relative to this genomic sequence to represent the inferred CDS: inserted 2 bases in 1 codon; deleted 1 base in 1 codon), translated to MQSFRERCGFHGKQQNYQQTSQDSSRLENYRHQSQAGLSCERQRLLAKEYYNQQPYPGYDNSAAAADKYHRGNKPLSSQQQRQQQQQQQQQQQQQQQQQQQQQLQGRPTFSSYSVQENSPYPARYSGEESLQNWGAQQQSLAGGVPKYDETLMKKTAVPPGSRQYQEQSAQLPFRTHSLHLQQQQQQQQQQQQQQQQQLQQQQQQQQQQLQQLQQQQQNPLTYPKLQRQKLQNDISSSMAFSQGSHFPQHSQSFPTSSTFSSSVQGGSQGTHAYKSCTAPTNQAHERPLAGNASLAPGQRVQSLHGYPPSRMSYDQQQQQQQQQQQQQQQQQQQQQQQQQQQQALQGRHHAQETLHYQNLAKYQHYNQQGQTYCQPDAPVRTPDQYYQTFSPSSSHSPARSVGRSPSYSSTPSPLMPNLENFQYNQQTLSTGTFPASITDHSHFMPLLNPSPTDGTGPVDPQAGSCKGLPKEKMPENLLSDLSLQSLTALTSQVENISNTVQQLILSKSALPQKKGMKTPVPRTPEQLKGQQHCSPESGSYPGDPAGTPLSEPLSSTPQSVHAEAQEADYLSGSEEQLERSFLYCGQTRGSPARVNSGSKAKPESVSTCSVTSPDDMSTKSDDSFQSLHGSLPLDTFAKFVTGERECPRLLLSALSQEELASEIIVLQEAISEKAQKGWAGSPLLTKDTGKSSFPLENHSSCLDPLTKDTWSGPGGPTALPEPLRMDDGRRAKDFGQQLFEDPTAEFTVPESKKAAGPPLPYDTESSLPAAPASSETAAFDCFPDPAAGSAGSGDPADPFAWPEENLGEACPRWGLQPPDLPKGLGRGKPPEGSCQEKKNGPACMGFQEGGPPADKGRAGGFKQEEVREAKEEKEEEEERQAQQGENRLRCPGASKVEDQWLEDSRHCCSAGDFGDLSLLPSADRKDLEAEEYSSLCELLAGPEPRATVQDPSPVPEAPPLCPKEEEPEEPLVSKADWVSPCRLSGDSVILLGPAVGPESKVKSWFESSLPHMEPGDEEGSKSSTTARGTPALEAAWPEAPNSPLAPANASVRKEPGPRGKGVRGRRGQRGWVEGEELGGRAPAPLPKDPQPPEPGPGPSRGPGEEPTVPGRLGPLGRGPAEGQPRMCTRSFSALNEPRAPAPSTPGPPPPSAPGDRPGGKPRAALKTGRRAGKPPPRAGPNAGSEPASPLPVPSPAPEGGPLGPRASDTESADVSGKDQGSMILRSRTKAQELFRPKRRRSTEGRRAKNCRPPKKLISNNHLPPAFQGAGGAAPKEGRGSRREKLPKPGAGVGAKLPDRPLHSLKRKSSFLSPVPTKKRNLILRSGGGLKEDKAEASPSLFKRISSPKKAKPAKGAGEAGPKPPPPETPDVCIKITSRAAFPGAMKTKVLPPRKGRGLKLEAIVQKITSPSLKKFACKTAAAAAAAAAAAAATAAAAAAAAAAATPTHGDPLSPSSLPDKERALKNASVTPAAVGEARPSNPGRAQKAPAAAGAEQLCRNSNNRALKGKLMNSKKLSSDCFKGEAYSSPETLQHGSMAAKSLGPVPKKRSRKGKAAALSLAKNPPEKRTHLAPTLLLASRERAAAAAAAAAAAGSGLASGGGKKPKSEDKGLASEPPEGRPSPPQTRGQKQPVTHAASYNGYSKRQRKRLSRSKAKNVASRCKSRAKRRRRRPQQQQQQAPPLDPAEPEIRLKYVACKRLRADSRAPPFSPFVRVEKKGQFGATCTVVNSPGEEPKAQPRREKPPSXSSSSSSSSAASPAASSSGPAALPAGASLQLPLSSTMRLGPVIAKNLSAACLVCCLCRNPANFKDLGDLCGPYYPEDCLPQKKSRLKEKARLPEGPREETPPPPPPAERTLRAAESPCPGAKPPRPDGAAAAAADSAKQSALRSSSRGMFRKPQSCYCCDERTTEGEEAPAPAAPTPADRPRKHECSKDEAPPPEPAGETQEHWVHEACAIWTAGVYLVAGKLFGLQEAIKMAADVRCSSCQQTGATVSCCHKGCAQTYHYACAVDTGCVLVEENFSLKCPKHKRPPL